From the Tigriopus californicus strain San Diego chromosome 4, Tcal_SD_v2.1, whole genome shotgun sequence genome, the window ATAATTAGCGTGGCATGATaaagggatttttttaatgtttccCGGTGTCTTTCCAAAGCTGTCATGTAACACCGAGGTAATGCGAATTCGGTCGAATTTAGTTGCTAATTATGTATAATTTTTATACTTGCGCTTTTTCACGGCAGTAATGGAGAGTCATGTCTGCTTGGCCTTGTTTCTTCGaagatttgtttcaaaaaagtacgTAATACAAAGAagttttcttcacatttttaaTCTATCATAAGTGTTTAAATAGCTTTAATCCTGATGTAGACGTATTGGTGTTATTGTTTTCATAATGTAAAGAATATGACTCAAATGCTTCAAGATAACGCGTAAATGAAGCTTGAATCAAACATGGAATTGTAGATTTTCGAAGCGACTAGTAAGTACACTTTCAGTCATCCTAGTAATAATTTTCCATTCTATATCAACATCATTTTATCATGTATTTGTATGCCTTGAGTAATTTAGCGTAAATTTGCTGTGTCTGTTAGTTTTCTTGGTTATTTTTGCTTCGTGATGTTCGATTGCACTTCTTATGAGTAAGCAAGTTTCCAAATCGACCCTTGAGTATCATTGTCAACATGATCACGGATCTATCTATTCAAAGTCTGATCTATACTAGCCGCGAGAATGAGACCCAATCGTAGACCCCCAAGATCAGCGGCATCTTCTAGCTAAGATAGCACGAACGAAATTATCATCAATTTTGTTGGCTATAAAATATGTCAACACAAGATCGAACGATTCAATCGAACCACATGAAAAGTGCGTGCGCGCTCGTTTGCATCACGAATGCCGACAACTTGTCAGCCTCTTACTTAGTGTCTACTTTGTATGGAACAGGAGAAGATTCATTCCGACCTTTTCCACCAGAACATCCCGAAGTGGTATGAATTTGACAGTTGCATTGTGGTGTGTTGGATCGGCTTTCGTTTTTTCCGCGAGTGCAATTGCAAAACACGACGGGTGCCCAAGGTCTCTTCTTTAGTAGGTGGGTGGAACAACTGCATGGAGTCAGTGTATTTTGACGTGTTTTCCTTGTCTCGAGACTCTGGGATTTGCGGAGTTCGAAGAGCGAAAATGAGACTGGCGCTCAAAACGTTCTTAGATCTTAGTTAAGACTCCGAGAATAATTGACGTGTGAAGGGAAATGTGTGCAGTTTGTAATTGCACTAAAATAAATGAGCGctcatttgtttctttcagATGGAATAGTAATGATGACAGTGCGGGAGCGATCGCCCAAGAAAGTGGCCCCGTTCCTTGAGGCCAAATCGTCGAGTCATCATTATTTTGATGTCAAAAGAACCATAGACACGGTCGAGGCCCAGGAGGTTGATCCATCTCCTTCAAACAATGGGAAGAACACAGACTTCAATCCGAGTTTCGAGTTTCGTGTTTGATTTCGTCTGATTCTGAATCACTTTTGGGCCGATATGCTAATGTAATAGAAAGGCAAACAGTACAGAAACTCCTGTACTTCGCGGGGAAACAAGATGGAAAACAGGGTGCTAACGTACGTGTAATACGGGTACGTACGTTGTTGCTCCATAGTTAGACTGTTTTCCTGATGAGTCCCCAGAATGGTTTGGAGCTCATAAATGGTTCTGGTTTCCTTTGCGGTTGACCAATGAAGTGATGGGCTTTTCCTGGGCTACATCTAACACGAAACTCGAGCAAAATCTATGAATTCAACTTGGTTCACTCAGATCTTGACACACAACAAGAATTGGAACGGAGAGGAATTGGTGCCTTCTCACATCGGCTGAATGCCAATTGGTGCCAAATTTTGCAGATCATCTTGATGAGCTGCACCTTGGCTCCCTTGAGACTTTGTTGCTTTTTCATTGGTGACTTGAGATCAAAGTGAGACAAAGGAAAGGGGCCTCCTGAGCCCCCACTCGAAACGTTCTTGGCCGAGACCAGCTCTATTTTTTCGTCCTTTCCCCAATTCTTTCTGGTCAAAGCACGGACACTCCACTACAAAGTTTGACATTTGATTCGCTTTCaaatttcttgttcttttgaagTTGACCTTTAATCTCAAGTCACGCCATGGGCTGTTTGTCTTGCCTCATCTCAGTTCTACTTCTCAATTACTGCGTTTGTCGCGTGGGTTTAATTGGTTTGTCAGATGATCGCCTAATCGAAGGCCCACTTTTGGGATGGCGAAGAGGCCTTCAAGCGATCAGCTACGGCTTGGGCCGTATCATGTATTTCACCCTGGGTTTGCATTGGGTGACCATCAAAGGCGACCAAGTAAGTTGAGCGCGGattttgctgttgttgtaTTATGTCTCAACATATCGGAGCACGTGGGGCGAATTGACATTTCTTCCCTTCCAAGGCTtcgaaattgaaaaactttcccTTGTCTGAAGTGAAGTTCTAGTACCTTGCTCCCATTGGAAGGCAATAACGCCATTGGCCAGTCTGGCGATGAACCATCTTTTTCTCACTCACAACAGACTTTCTGTTATATACCAACAAGTACTTGTCTGCTTCGATTCTCTAATATCCTTCCTTTTGAGGGGATAGttgtttcagttttgttcTGCTTTCAGGCCAGTCCTCGAGAGGCTCCTGTTTTGGTTGTGGCACCGCATGCCACTTTTGTGGACACCATTGCCGTGATTATGTCTGGAGCCACACCTGTGGGCAAAGACGATTTCAAAGACCTGCCCATATTGGGCGTGATCGGAAAGTTTGTTCAAATTCTCTTTGTGAAGCGAGAGAACCCCCAATCACGAAAACTTGCTTTGCAAGAGATCCGTAAACACACATTTGACATCTCGGTGAGTAGctattttgaaagtcaaatgtCGCCATTAAGGATGAAACCTTGCCCTTTCCCAATGTTCTGGTGTTTGGTTTCAATGAATAATTGAATAGTGGAGCACTGCTTCTTGTTCGTGCAGGAACTTTCAGAAGTGATAAACTGAACATGgacaatttaaaaatgaatatttcatcaCATCAATCCTGTGTGGTAATTGAGNNNNNNNNNNNNNNNNNNNNNNNNNNNNNNNNACTGAACATGgacaatttaaaaatgaatatttcatcaCATCAATCCTGTGTGGTAATTGAGTTtcgttgaaatgaaaagagcaaCTGAAATAAAGCGTGAAAAGTTCCTATGCTCTAGCCGGTTGCTCGAAAATTAAATTGTAAAATTCCACAAATGTAGGATTGGCCAGAGCTGGAAGACAATTTGGCGCTGCTTGTAAAATGAGAGTGATTGAAAGACCTCAACATCGAAACCCCTTTCAAACACTAACCTTGTGGCCATGGATACTTGAAACACATCCCATATTACTACTTGTACTACACTGAACGAATATGCCATTGCAAAATGTGAAAAGGCTCCAATATTGTATGCCGGCGAACCCAATGCACAACTCCGATTTGCCTGGAtatgaataatgaaaaaatgagttgGTCACACACATTGCACACAGTGGGAAAAAGCCCCGGCTCTGTTGGTAGTAGCTACTCCTCTCGAGGACGGCCTCGGCCAAACCCCAAATCTCGTCCTTTTCCGATTACAGAAGTCCAAAGCAGGTGAGGTGACGTGGAGGCAGCTCCTCATTTTCCCTGAGGGAACTTGCACCAATGGAAAGGCTCTGATCTATTTCAAAGTGGGTGCCTTTCAGAATAACGTGCCCGTTCAACCGGTGATAATCCGCTATCCGAATCGACTTGACACCCTTACTTGGACTTGGGACCAAAGCTACGGGGCTCTGGGATGCCTGTGGCTCACACTCTGCCAATTCTACATCAAGACCGAGGTGAGCCAGAATCCACTCAGACGCACTTCTCGGCAAAGACAAAAGTTTCCCCATTTGAAGGATGTTTATTCCCTCGAATCACGTTGCACATGGCGGGAGAGCGAGCAGAAGACGGAGACAATTCCCAGGAAAATGAGCGTCTCTTCATCGTAGCATTAAACGAGACCTTCTTGGAGCTTAGTtaacaaacaaggaaaaagtgGCATATTTGAAAGATTCTCAAGCAGGAGAGCCTTCAGATTGGCAAGCAtttcaaaaacgaaaaaaaatgaattatttccCATGAAGAGTCGCTTGAGCTCCCTCAGCAGAATTTACTATTAAATCCTTGTATTTCATCAGAAAGGCTGCAGTACTCTTAAATATTGAATTGAAGTATTATCACACCCTGCAAAAtatagttttgaaatttgatgacaaagagTTAGAGCAGGTGGTTATTAATGAATTTCATAAAAACATACCCAAATGGTTATGTTCCATTGAAAGACTTTTATTTCCTGTTTTACATACCTTCAATCGAAGGCTATGCACCAACACTTTAAAAGATGAGCACTAgcctttcacttttttgccgAGATGAAATAACATTGCATCTAGATTATTCCAAATCCAAAGCTGATTATTGCTGCATGGAATTTATCCCCTGTTGTTTCCTTTGAAAAACGATTTCCTGTTTATTATGCTTGTAATTGGAGAGCAGCAGTCTGGCGAAAAAAAGCAGCCCTAACAACACGTTCAACCTAACGTTTTTGCACATGGCTTGAgaatcaaaaacaattttgtgtcaacatttcaaaaatagatCTGCCAAAGCAACTTTCAAGCATATGGATAGTCTACAATGAACCTACCTTTCTGAAGCCCACCGttattcatttgaattggaaaacaaaatacaagttcctatctaaaaaaaataatcggATCAATCGCTGACCGAGAGTTTTGAGAGTAAATTTTGCCAATTCGACATACCTCTTCCAGATTGAGTTCTTACCCGTCCAAATTCC encodes:
- the LOC131879704 gene encoding lysophosphatidylcholine acyltransferase 1-like isoform X2; the encoded protein is MMTVRERSPKKVAPFLEAKSSSHHYFDVKRTIDTVEAQEVDPSPSNNDLDTQQELERRGIGAFSHRLNANWCQILQIILMSCTLAPLRLCCFFIVLLLNYCVCRVGLIGLSDDRLIEGPLLGWRRGLQAISYGLGRIMYFTLGLHWVTIKGDQASPREAPVLVVAPHATFVDTIAVIMSGATPVGKDDFKDLPILGVIGKFVQILFVKRENPQSRKLALQEIRKHTFDISKSKAGEVTWRQLLIFPEGTCTNGKALIYFKVGAFQNNVPVQPVIIRYPNRLDTLTWTWDQSYGALGCLWLTLCQFYIKTEIEFLPVQIPAGSAAQDPRVFAHKIRQVISDAMGIPVIDLRLEDGKLSVGSRDVLHVVIEEDIILDPSKLGYNYVDFTGNLGLGM
- the LOC131879704 gene encoding lysophosphatidylcholine acyltransferase 1-like isoform X1: MEQEKIHSDLFHQNIPKWYEFDSCIVVCWIGFRFFRECNCKTRRVPKVSSLVDGIVMMTVRERSPKKVAPFLEAKSSSHHYFDVKRTIDTVEAQEVDPSPSNNDLDTQQELERRGIGAFSHRLNANWCQILQIILMSCTLAPLRLCCFFIVLLLNYCVCRVGLIGLSDDRLIEGPLLGWRRGLQAISYGLGRIMYFTLGLHWVTIKGDQASPREAPVLVVAPHATFVDTIAVIMSGATPVGKDDFKDLPILGVIGKFVQILFVKRENPQSRKLALQEIRKHTFDISKSKAGEVTWRQLLIFPEGTCTNGKALIYFKVGAFQNNVPVQPVIIRYPNRLDTLTWTWDQSYGALGCLWLTLCQFYIKTEIEFLPVQIPAGSAAQDPRVFAHKIRQVISDAMGIPVIDLRLEDGKLSVGSRDVLHVVIEEDIILDPSKLGYNYVDFTGNLGLGM